A single region of the Rattus rattus isolate New Zealand chromosome 8, Rrattus_CSIRO_v1, whole genome shotgun sequence genome encodes:
- the LOC116907284 gene encoding olfactory receptor 7D4-like produces the protein MGRENHTEVSQFLLLILSDDPKFQPILFGMFLFMYLITVLGNLLIILAVISDSHLHNPMYFFLSNLSFVDICFTTTTVPKMLVNIRTKNKNISYMQCLSQVYFFMVFAGMDNFLLTVMAFDRFVAICHPLNYTVIMNPHFCCLLVLMCWMIILSVSMFHSLLMKQLTFSVGTEIPHFFCELAQILRVTNSDVLINNIALYVATALLCVFPVTGILYSYSQIVSSLLKMSSVVSKYRAFSTCGSHLCVVCLFYGTALGVYLSSAGTHVSQGSTIASVMYTVVTPMLNPFIYSLRNKDVKGALVRFLRVYSCP, from the coding sequence atgggaagagaaaatcACACAGAAGTATCACAATTTCTCCTACTGATTCTCTCAGATGATCCTAAATTTCAGCCTATTCTCTTTGGGATGTTCTTATTTATGTATCTGATCACAGTGCTGGGGAACCTGCTCATCATCCTGGCTGTCATTTCTGATTCCCATCTCCACaaccccatgtacttcttcctctccaacctCTCCTTTGTAGACATCTGTTTCACTACTACCACTGTCCCAAAGATGCTGGTGAACATCCggacaaagaacaaaaatatctcaTACATGCAGTGCCTCAGTCAAGTCtatttttttatggtttttgcaGGAATGGATAATTTCCTACTGACTGTAATGGCCTTTGACCGCTTTGTTGCCATTTGTCACCCCTTAAACTACACAGTCATCATGAACCCTCACTTCTGTTGCCTCCTTGTGCTAATGTGCTGGATGATCATTTTATCAGTTTCCATGTTTCATAGTCTATTAATGAAGCAATTAACCTTCTCCGTGGGTACTGAAATCCCACATTTCTTCTGTGAATTGGCTCAAATTCTCAGAGTAACAAACTCTGATGTTCTTATTAATAATATTGCATTATATGTAGCTACTGCCttgttgtgtgtgtttcctgtcacTGGAATTCTCTACTCTTACTCGCAAATTGTCTCCTCCTTATTGAAGATGTCTTCTGTAGTTAGCAAGTACAGAGCCTTTTCCACCTGTGGGTCTCACCTTTGTGTGGTCTGTTTGTTTTATGGTACAGCACTGGGGGTTTACCTCAGTTCGGCTGGGACCCATGTTTCTCAAGGAAGCACTATAGCCTCAGTGATGTATACTGTGGTCACTCCTATGCTCAATCcattcatctacagcctgaggaacaaagATGTGAAGGGGGCTCTAGTAAGATTCCTTAGAGTATATTCTTGTCCCTGA
- the LOC116907376 gene encoding olfactory receptor 18-like, with product MRVSDDPGLQPILFCLFMFVYLVTVLGNLIIILAVNSDSNLHTPMYFFLCNLSLADICFISTTVPKMIVNIQTHRKEIIYVGCLTQMSFLILFGCMDGLLLAVMAYDRFVAVCHPLHYSLIMNARLCGSLVFLSLLVSLVDSQAHNLIALQIIYFKDVEISNFFCDPAQLLNLACFNTFINDIVMYFVGALSGLLPISGIFFSYYKIVFSILKISSSGGRYKAFSTCGSHLSVVCLFYGTAMGVYLGSAVSRSPRSIAVASLMYTMVTPMLNPFIYSLRNKDIKRAVKRLYRKIL from the coding sequence ATGAGAGTCTCTGATGATCCAGGACTGCAGCCCATcctcttctgtttatttatgtttgtgtacctGGTTACAGTGCTTGGTAACCTGATCATCATCCTGGCTGTCAACTCTGACTCCAACCTCCAcactcccatgtacttcttcctctgcAATTTGTCCTTGGCTGACATCTGTTTTATCTCTACCACAGTCCCAAAGATGATTGTGAACATCCAAACTCACAGAAAAGAGATCATCTATGTGGGCTGCCTTACACAGATGTCATTTTTGATCCTTTTTGGATGTATGGATGGCTTGCTTCTGGCTGTGATGGCCTATGATAGATTTGTGGCTGTCTGTCACCCACTGCATTATTCACTCATCATGAATGCTCGCCTCTGTGGCTCTTTagttttcctgtctctcttggTTAGTCTCGTGGATTCTCAGGCACACAATCTCATTGCCTTACAAATCATCTACTTCAAGGATGTAGAAATTTCCAATTTCTTCTGTGACCCTGCACAACTCCTTAATCTTGCCTGTTTTAACACATTCATTAATGACATAGTCATGTATTTTGTTGGTGCCTTATCTGGTTTGCTTCCTATATCTGGAATTTTCTTCTCTtactataaaattgttttttccaTTCTGAAAATATCATCATCAGGTGGGAGGTATAAAGCCTTCTCTACCTGTGGGTCTCACCTGtcagttgtttgtttattttatggaaCAGCCATGGGAGTATATCTTGGTTCAGCTGTATCACGTTCTCCCAGAAGTATAGCAGTGGCCTCACTGATGTACACCATGGTCACTCCTATGCTAAATCCTTTCATCTATAGCCTGAGGAACAAGGATATTAAAAGAGCAGTGAAGAGACTCTACAGAAAAATTCTGTAA